In Natronococcus occultus SP4, the following proteins share a genomic window:
- a CDS encoding helicase C-terminal domain-containing protein gives MNPERIFEAFPAPSYRGAQEQALRDIRDAFAADNDVVLVRAPTGSGKSLLARAVAGCARTVDEAEPSEAAGAYYTTPQVSQLDDVAADDLLADLNVIRGKSNYTCILPEERDTPVNQAPCVRERGYDCSVKHRCPYFSDRAIASNRKIAAMTLAYFMQTAGSEVFRQRDVVVVDEAHGLAEWAEMYATIQLGPRTVPFWDELRVPEIDGLDRAARYAENVAQICTRRKDELLAEESLTPREVRQRDRLQELIGELDWFVSDYRDPESPTTWLVDQSEPRSDTNGRNGDDSGKKLGGPLTIKPMNPERYLRHTVWDRGNKFALLSATILNKAAFCRQVGLDPADVALVDVPHTFPVENRPLYDVTQGKMTYEHRSETTPKLARTIVRLMQKHPDEKGLVHAHSYAIQERLVDLLRDFGVGERIRVHDRDDRDAILEEWKASDDPELFLSVKMEEALDLKGELCRWQVLCKAPFLNTGDSRVAHRLEDGQWAWYYRTALRTIIQACGRVVRAPDDHGATYLADASLLDVFDRARTDMPDWFAAQVDRMERPVLPAFDPNAAVDGTGSGGHSSRTRSGDGSSARSNGNRGSSRSRSRRASGSSPLADVWETDG, from the coding sequence GTGAACCCCGAGCGGATCTTCGAGGCTTTCCCCGCCCCGAGCTACCGCGGTGCCCAGGAGCAGGCGCTTCGCGACATCCGGGACGCGTTCGCGGCCGACAACGACGTCGTGCTGGTGCGGGCGCCGACGGGCAGCGGCAAGTCCCTGCTTGCCCGCGCGGTCGCCGGCTGCGCGCGGACCGTCGACGAGGCCGAGCCCAGCGAGGCCGCGGGCGCGTACTACACGACCCCGCAGGTCTCCCAGCTCGACGACGTCGCGGCCGACGACCTGCTCGCGGACCTGAACGTCATCCGCGGGAAGTCCAACTACACCTGTATCCTCCCTGAGGAGCGCGACACGCCGGTCAACCAGGCCCCCTGCGTCCGCGAGCGGGGGTACGACTGCTCGGTCAAACACCGGTGTCCGTACTTCTCCGACCGGGCGATCGCCTCGAACCGGAAGATTGCGGCGATGACGCTCGCCTATTTCATGCAGACCGCCGGCAGCGAGGTCTTCCGGCAACGCGACGTCGTCGTGGTCGACGAGGCCCACGGGCTCGCCGAGTGGGCCGAGATGTACGCGACGATCCAGCTGGGGCCACGGACGGTGCCGTTCTGGGACGAGCTGCGCGTCCCGGAGATCGACGGGCTCGACCGCGCCGCCAGGTACGCCGAGAACGTCGCCCAGATCTGCACCCGACGAAAGGACGAGCTGCTCGCCGAGGAGTCGCTCACCCCGCGGGAAGTCCGTCAGCGCGACCGACTCCAGGAGCTGATCGGCGAACTGGACTGGTTCGTCTCGGACTACCGGGATCCCGAGAGTCCGACGACGTGGCTGGTCGACCAGTCGGAGCCGCGTTCCGACACAAACGGACGCAACGGCGACGATTCCGGCAAGAAGCTCGGCGGCCCCCTGACGATCAAACCGATGAACCCCGAGCGGTACCTCCGCCACACGGTCTGGGACCGCGGGAACAAGTTCGCCCTGCTGTCGGCGACCATCCTGAACAAGGCGGCGTTCTGTCGGCAAGTCGGCCTCGATCCCGCCGATGTCGCGCTGGTCGACGTCCCTCACACCTTCCCCGTCGAGAACCGCCCGCTGTACGACGTCACGCAGGGAAAGATGACCTACGAACACCGATCGGAGACGACGCCGAAGCTCGCCCGGACGATCGTCCGGCTCATGCAGAAACACCCCGACGAGAAGGGATTAGTCCACGCCCACTCGTACGCTATCCAGGAGCGGCTGGTCGACCTGCTCCGGGATTTCGGCGTCGGCGAGCGGATCCGCGTCCACGACCGGGACGACCGCGACGCCATCTTGGAGGAGTGGAAAGCGAGCGACGACCCGGAGCTCTTCCTCTCGGTGAAGATGGAGGAGGCGCTGGATCTGAAAGGCGAGCTGTGTCGCTGGCAAGTGCTGTGTAAGGCGCCGTTCCTCAACACCGGCGACTCGCGGGTCGCCCACCGCCTCGAGGACGGCCAGTGGGCGTGGTACTACCGGACCGCCCTGCGGACGATCATCCAGGCCTGCGGTCGGGTCGTCCGCGCGCCCGACGACCACGGCGCGACCTATCTGGCGGACGCGAGCCTCCTCGATGTGTTCGACCGCGCCCGAACCGACATGCCTGATTGGTTCGCGGCCCAGGTCGATCGGATGGAGCGCCCGGTGCTGCCGGCGTTCGACCCGAACGCGGCCGTCGACGGCACGGGCTCGGGCGGTCACTCCTCGAGGACTCGATCCGGCGATGGCTCGAGCGCCCGTTCGAACGGCAACCGCGGCAGTTCACGGTCGCGATCCCGACGAGCGTCGGGATCGAGCCCGCTGGCGGACGTCTGGGAGACGGACGGGTAA
- a CDS encoding helix-turn-helix domain-containing protein produces MSIVAEFSIKSDDFALCHSLTEAPQMIVEIEQVVATMEDRVMPYFWVSGGDHAEFEDAFQNDDSVTDIARIDRADDAILYRAEWTENVETIVYAYVELGASILQAVARDRNWEIRMRFDDREGLSQFEDYCEENDISFELNQLQEQEQPMASAQYDLTTKQRETLVTALEEGYYEVPQEISMRELADDMGVSQQALSKRFHAAHKNLITSTLTFTHPDDQ; encoded by the coding sequence ATGAGCATCGTCGCCGAGTTTTCGATAAAATCCGACGACTTCGCGCTGTGTCATTCCCTCACGGAAGCCCCGCAGATGATCGTCGAAATCGAGCAAGTCGTGGCGACGATGGAAGACAGAGTGATGCCGTACTTCTGGGTGAGCGGCGGCGACCACGCGGAGTTCGAGGACGCGTTCCAAAACGACGATTCGGTGACCGATATCGCCCGTATCGATCGAGCGGACGACGCCATCCTGTATCGCGCCGAATGGACGGAAAACGTCGAAACGATCGTGTACGCGTACGTCGAGCTCGGAGCGTCGATCCTGCAAGCGGTCGCGAGGGACAGAAACTGGGAGATACGGATGCGGTTCGACGACCGAGAGGGTCTCTCGCAGTTCGAAGACTACTGCGAGGAGAACGACATCTCGTTCGAACTGAACCAGCTGCAAGAGCAAGAACAGCCGATGGCGAGCGCACAGTACGATCTCACGACGAAACAGCGCGAAACCCTGGTAACCGCACTCGAGGAAGGCTACTACGAGGTTCCACAAGAGATCTCGATGCGCGAACTGGCGGACGATATGGGCGTCTCTCAGCAGGCCCTCTCGAAGCGCTTTCACGCTGCGCACAAGAACCTCATCACGAGTACGTTGACCTTCACCCATCCGGACGATCAGTAG
- a CDS encoding class I SAM-dependent methyltransferase, protein MPEDPDATAAAESLERVDAPLAAVVEKERAETAIESLRAEGVYDDSRRVQEVSGVVRDHGERVDDAAERGRTGSETASTAGETADDDVPERIALPITDPPTDTRVLEVVRQLEPEFRSRDLEDLLAERGWSDADLEAAPGSWAVIGSVVLVTIPTECPDETDVAEALLELHGEADSVLADEGIANEGTAGTYREPRTRLLAGETDTETVHTEHGTRYGLDPSRVMFSPGNQAERVRMGEVVSADRRSADESNGSPDEHVFDMFAGIGYFTLPMARSGARVTATELNPTAFRYLLENAVLNDVDDRVDAYMADCRDVASEIEADRVVMGYYGRAADDAEADDGNGARADEAHEFLPDALEALVPGGVVHYHEATPESRLWERPLERLEGAAEDAGRELEVLDTRRVKSHSAGVAHVVVDARFGDEA, encoded by the coding sequence ATGCCTGAGGACCCGGACGCGACCGCGGCGGCGGAGTCGCTCGAGCGTGTCGACGCGCCACTGGCAGCCGTCGTCGAGAAAGAGCGGGCGGAGACGGCCATCGAGTCGCTGCGCGCGGAGGGGGTCTACGACGACTCCCGGCGCGTCCAGGAGGTCAGCGGCGTGGTCCGAGACCACGGTGAGCGCGTCGACGATGCGGCCGAGAGGGGTCGGACCGGGAGCGAGACGGCTTCCACTGCGGGCGAGACGGCCGACGACGACGTCCCCGAGCGGATCGCGCTCCCGATCACCGACCCACCGACCGACACCCGCGTCCTCGAGGTCGTCCGCCAGCTCGAGCCCGAGTTCCGGAGCCGGGACCTCGAGGACCTGCTGGCCGAGCGGGGCTGGAGCGACGCCGACCTCGAGGCCGCGCCCGGCTCCTGGGCTGTGATCGGCTCGGTCGTCCTCGTGACGATCCCGACCGAGTGCCCCGACGAGACCGACGTCGCGGAGGCCTTGCTCGAGCTTCACGGCGAGGCCGACAGCGTACTGGCCGACGAGGGGATCGCCAACGAGGGGACGGCGGGCACCTACCGCGAACCCCGGACTCGGTTGCTCGCGGGCGAGACGGACACCGAGACGGTACACACCGAGCACGGCACCCGCTACGGACTCGACCCCTCGAGGGTGATGTTCTCGCCGGGTAACCAGGCCGAACGAGTCCGGATGGGCGAGGTCGTGAGCGCGGATCGACGATCAGCGGACGAGTCGAACGGGTCACCCGACGAGCACGTGTTCGACATGTTCGCCGGCATCGGCTACTTCACGCTCCCGATGGCCCGCTCCGGCGCGCGGGTGACCGCGACCGAGCTGAACCCGACCGCTTTCCGTTACCTCCTCGAAAACGCCGTGTTGAACGACGTCGACGACCGGGTCGACGCCTACATGGCCGACTGCCGGGACGTCGCGAGCGAGATCGAGGCCGACAGGGTTGTGATGGGGTACTACGGACGCGCGGCTGACGACGCCGAGGCGGACGACGGTAACGGCGCCAGGGCCGACGAGGCCCACGAGTTCCTCCCCGACGCCCTCGAGGCGCTCGTACCCGGTGGGGTTGTCCACTACCACGAAGCGACCCCCGAATCGCGGCTGTGGGAGCGCCCGCTCGAGCGCCTGGAGGGGGCCGCCGAGGACGCAGGCCGGGAGCTCGAGGTGCTCGACACGCGACGCGTCAAGAGTCACAGCGCGGGCGTCGCCCACGTCGTCGTCGACGCGCGGTTCGGCGACGAGGCGTGA
- a CDS encoding 60S ribosomal export protein NMD3 has product MSESRAFCPRCGDPVPDRSASDAEAATDPLRPGADVELCDSCYFEDFEFIDAPDRIDVQVCARCGAVHRGNRWVDVGAKDYTDIAIEEVSEALAVHVDVEDVAWQVDPEQVGENTIRMHAYFTGVVRGTPVEEQVMVPVKIARQTCKRCGRIAGDYYASIVQLRAEDRTPTDEEIERVKEIANVVVADMEATGDRNAFVTEMSETDDGLDIKVSTNKIGKKIANKAVEEFGGTVNDAETLVTEDEDGNEVYRVTFAIRLPPYRPGDIIDLANDDGGPVLVRSAHGNLKGIRVTTGERYEADYEEGASPEARKLGERSEAVETTVVTVEDDNAVQVLDPDTFQAKTVARPEYFEPAAETVPVLKSREGVHILPDPDPDTGDEDDDGYYDPYEDDA; this is encoded by the coding sequence ATGAGTGAGTCGCGTGCGTTCTGTCCCCGCTGCGGGGATCCGGTTCCCGACCGATCGGCGAGCGACGCCGAGGCGGCGACCGATCCGCTCCGCCCCGGGGCCGACGTGGAGCTCTGCGATAGTTGTTACTTCGAGGACTTCGAGTTCATCGACGCACCCGACCGGATCGACGTGCAGGTCTGTGCCCGCTGTGGCGCCGTCCACCGGGGGAACCGCTGGGTCGACGTCGGCGCGAAGGATTACACCGACATCGCCATCGAGGAGGTCAGCGAGGCGCTGGCGGTCCACGTCGACGTCGAGGACGTCGCCTGGCAGGTCGACCCCGAGCAGGTCGGCGAGAACACGATTCGGATGCACGCCTACTTCACGGGGGTCGTCCGCGGGACCCCCGTCGAGGAGCAGGTGATGGTGCCGGTGAAGATCGCCCGCCAGACCTGCAAGCGCTGCGGTCGGATCGCCGGCGACTACTACGCCAGCATCGTCCAGCTGCGCGCCGAGGACCGGACTCCGACCGACGAGGAGATCGAGCGGGTCAAGGAGATCGCGAACGTGGTCGTCGCCGACATGGAGGCGACGGGCGACCGCAACGCCTTCGTCACCGAAATGAGCGAGACCGACGACGGGCTCGACATCAAGGTCTCGACCAACAAGATCGGCAAGAAGATCGCCAACAAGGCCGTCGAGGAGTTCGGGGGCACCGTCAACGACGCCGAGACGCTGGTCACCGAGGACGAGGACGGCAACGAGGTGTATCGGGTCACCTTCGCCATCCGACTCCCGCCGTACAGGCCGGGCGACATCATCGACCTCGCGAACGACGATGGCGGACCCGTCCTCGTCCGCAGCGCCCACGGGAACCTCAAGGGGATCCGCGTGACCACGGGCGAGCGCTACGAGGCCGACTACGAGGAGGGCGCCTCCCCGGAGGCCCGCAAGCTCGGCGAGCGCAGCGAGGCCGTCGAGACGACCGTCGTCACCGTCGAGGACGACAACGCCGTCCAGGTCCTCGATCCCGACACCTTCCAGGCCAAGACCGTCGCTCGGCCGGAGTACTTCGAGCCGGCGGCCGAGACCGTCCCCGTCCTGAAGAGCCGCGAGGGGGTTCACATCCTGCCCGATCCCGACCCCGACACGGGCGACGAGGACGACGACGGATACTACGATCCCTACGAGGACGATGCCTGA
- a CDS encoding outer membrane protein assembly factor BamB family protein: MTGYGRRRVLQAGGFVAAGVLASGSATADDRTRTHRGESTDRGWTARRGTPGNTGYSAGTSGPQDPAVVDWEQAGAGGSIAVADGVIYRTIDGAVHAFSTEDGDPIAESDDVGAAGAPAIADGRIYVGGENLLAFESDEFVDGEGEVGTVWQQGFDGDVSEPIVADGRAFVVSEGALHAVDTEGGARLWSRSPDERKLVSQSVAVADGAVFTTDGRSLYALEANDGTDRWATADGGFRDQVIVATDDAVAVQVGGLDEVAVYETETGDLRWIGDGYAPALATDDRIYTLAENAVVGYDRESGDEQWRPGLESAIYGPPVADDEKLYVGIRSPDGDAGIVALDLEDGILEWSIETEAHPHDLAIADDTLYAVADGLLAIRAESAFDDVDANETDGDNVTQPENGNDTFETRDPEDVGDDGGNDTDDGNGNGEPEDVDEVLGDDDDEEIPGFTTGAGIAGGAVVLEWLRRTAVDESVSEREQE, translated from the coding sequence ATGACGGGGTATGGGAGACGACGGGTGCTGCAGGCGGGCGGGTTCGTCGCCGCCGGCGTCCTCGCGTCGGGATCGGCAACCGCCGACGACAGGACGAGGACGCACCGAGGCGAGTCGACGGATCGAGGCTGGACCGCTCGCCGCGGAACCCCCGGAAACACCGGGTACAGTGCCGGAACGAGCGGTCCGCAAGACCCCGCCGTCGTCGACTGGGAGCAGGCCGGTGCCGGCGGGTCGATCGCGGTGGCCGACGGCGTTATCTACCGGACGATCGACGGCGCTGTCCATGCGTTCAGCACCGAGGACGGCGACCCGATCGCGGAGAGCGACGACGTCGGTGCGGCCGGGGCGCCGGCGATCGCCGATGGGCGGATTTACGTCGGCGGCGAGAACCTCCTGGCCTTCGAAAGCGACGAGTTCGTCGACGGAGAGGGGGAGGTCGGAACCGTCTGGCAACAGGGGTTCGACGGCGACGTTTCGGAGCCGATCGTCGCGGACGGGCGGGCGTTCGTCGTCTCCGAGGGCGCGCTCCACGCAGTCGACACCGAGGGAGGGGCGCGGCTGTGGAGCCGCAGCCCCGACGAACGGAAGCTGGTGAGCCAATCGGTCGCTGTCGCCGACGGTGCCGTCTTCACGACCGACGGGCGGTCGCTGTACGCACTCGAGGCCAACGACGGTACCGACCGGTGGGCTACCGCCGACGGCGGGTTCCGCGACCAGGTCATCGTCGCGACCGACGACGCCGTCGCGGTCCAGGTCGGTGGTCTCGACGAGGTCGCGGTCTACGAGACCGAAACCGGCGACCTTCGCTGGATCGGCGACGGGTACGCCCCGGCGCTCGCGACCGACGACCGGATCTACACGCTGGCCGAGAACGCCGTCGTCGGCTACGATCGGGAAAGCGGCGACGAGCAGTGGCGCCCCGGGCTCGAGTCGGCGATCTACGGTCCCCCCGTCGCCGACGACGAGAAGCTGTATGTCGGCATCCGGAGTCCGGACGGGGACGCCGGGATCGTCGCGCTCGATCTCGAGGACGGGATCCTCGAGTGGTCTATCGAGACCGAGGCCCACCCGCACGATCTCGCGATCGCCGACGACACCCTCTATGCCGTCGCCGACGGGCTGCTCGCGATCCGGGCCGAGTCGGCGTTCGACGACGTCGACGCAAACGAGACCGACGGCGACAACGTCACCCAGCCCGAGAACGGCAACGACACGTTCGAAACCCGGGATCCCGAGGACGTGGGCGATGACGGCGGGAACGACACCGACGACGGAAACGGCAACGGCGAACCCGAGGACGTCGACGAGGTGCTCGGCGACGACGACGACGAGGAGATACCCGGTTTCACGACGGGCGCGGGGATCGCCGGCGGTGCCGTCGTCCTCGAGTGGCTGCGACGAACCGCCGTCGACGAGTCCGTCTCGGAGCGAGAGCAGGAGTAG
- the htpX gene encoding zinc metalloprotease HtpX codes for MDWQPDWGLRARMFVTMFLLFALYIVFAGVLTAYMQGGIVLFALFFGGFSLVQYYFSDTLTLKSMGAKTVSADEYPQLHSSVERLSQQADLPKPKVAVVDSKVPNAFATGRNQKNAAVAVTSGLLNSLNQEELDGVLAHELAHVKNRDMMVMTIASFLSTIAFMIVRWGAFFGGGGRNKNQGGVMVAILVSLVVWIISYLLIRALSRYREFAADRGAAAITGNPSALASALMKISGEVDKVPDKDLREEAEMNAFFIIPIKSGIVGQLFSTHPSTERRVEQLRDLEREMEGF; via the coding sequence ATGGACTGGCAGCCGGACTGGGGGCTCCGCGCGCGGATGTTCGTGACGATGTTCTTACTGTTCGCGCTGTACATCGTCTTCGCCGGGGTGCTCACCGCCTACATGCAGGGCGGAATCGTGCTGTTCGCCCTCTTCTTCGGCGGGTTTTCGCTCGTACAGTACTACTTCAGCGACACTCTCACCTTGAAGAGTATGGGTGCGAAGACGGTCTCGGCCGACGAGTACCCGCAGCTCCACTCGTCGGTCGAACGGCTCTCCCAACAGGCCGATCTCCCGAAACCGAAGGTGGCGGTCGTCGACTCGAAGGTACCGAACGCCTTCGCGACGGGTCGGAACCAGAAAAACGCCGCCGTCGCGGTCACGTCGGGACTGCTGAACAGCCTGAACCAGGAGGAGCTCGACGGCGTCCTCGCCCACGAACTGGCCCACGTCAAGAACCGCGACATGATGGTGATGACGATCGCCTCCTTCCTCTCGACGATCGCGTTCATGATCGTCCGCTGGGGAGCCTTCTTCGGAGGCGGGGGACGAAACAAAAATCAGGGCGGGGTCATGGTCGCCATCCTCGTCTCGCTGGTCGTCTGGATCATCAGCTACCTCCTGATCCGGGCGCTGTCGCGGTACCGCGAGTTCGCGGCCGATCGGGGCGCCGCGGCGATTACCGGCAACCCCTCGGCGCTGGCCTCCGCACTGATGAAAATTTCGGGCGAGGTCGACAAGGTGCCCGACAAGGACCTCCGGGAGGAGGCCGAGATGAACGCCTTCTTCATCATCCCGATCAAGTCCGGGATCGTCGGCCAGCTGTTCAGCACCCACCCATCGACGGAGCGCCGAGTCGAGCAGCTCCGTGACCTCGAGCGCGAGATGGAGGGATTCTAA